Proteins found in one Aneurinibacillus uraniidurans genomic segment:
- a CDS encoding PepSY-associated TM helix domain-containing protein, giving the protein MRKAIGKIHLALSLLAGIFIVLISLTGSLLVFENEIKRLFQPELYHVSAGPVVSYEKALIAVKEAHPKADVQRVYTPDEASTEGVYIFRIKDGKSSFSVYVDPGTGQLNGEEGDKSFFNWVLELHRYLLLKDFNGAEITGIIGFLLFFIAVSGIYLWWPGIRNWMRGFTFRRSPNTFAKHYNWHKVLGIWSVPFLLVVSLTGALFEYDEAIFGWFGTKPSKSPAKQILVSVPLPEGKKPLDALMRSAEQAVPDAKVIQVRMPAKPKKDQPEGAVEVRMTHGYDPGNGNVRVWLDAYSGRVIAKLDEKVDSGLTYQTWHFPLHTGTFGGIVTKVLYASGGLILPVLAVTGTYMWWFKRRKRKQKREKTEPQAA; this is encoded by the coding sequence ATGCGGAAAGCAATAGGAAAGATTCATTTGGCTCTAAGCTTGCTAGCGGGAATATTTATTGTCCTAATTTCGCTCACTGGTAGCTTGCTTGTATTCGAGAACGAAATAAAACGGTTGTTTCAGCCAGAGCTTTATCACGTAAGCGCTGGTCCAGTTGTTTCGTATGAAAAAGCACTGATAGCCGTAAAAGAAGCACATCCGAAGGCAGATGTACAACGTGTGTACACACCGGATGAGGCGAGTACGGAAGGCGTGTATATTTTTCGGATAAAGGATGGGAAGTCAAGTTTTAGTGTGTATGTTGATCCAGGCACAGGTCAGCTTAACGGAGAAGAGGGAGACAAATCATTTTTTAACTGGGTTTTAGAGCTGCACCGCTATTTGCTGCTTAAAGATTTTAATGGTGCGGAGATTACGGGCATCATCGGCTTTTTGTTATTTTTTATTGCGGTATCAGGCATTTACTTATGGTGGCCGGGCATTCGGAACTGGATGCGTGGTTTTACATTTCGTCGTTCGCCCAACACGTTTGCGAAGCATTACAATTGGCATAAGGTGCTGGGGATCTGGTCTGTTCCGTTTTTACTCGTGGTCTCCCTGACAGGAGCCCTGTTTGAGTATGACGAAGCGATCTTTGGCTGGTTCGGGACAAAACCGTCTAAAAGTCCAGCGAAACAGATACTCGTATCGGTCCCGCTACCAGAAGGAAAAAAGCCGCTTGATGCGTTAATGCGCAGTGCGGAGCAGGCTGTGCCGGATGCGAAGGTGATTCAGGTTCGCATGCCAGCGAAGCCGAAAAAAGACCAGCCGGAAGGAGCGGTTGAAGTTCGGATGACACACGGGTATGATCCGGGTAACGGAAATGTGCGTGTCTGGCTTGATGCATACAGCGGACGAGTAATTGCGAAGCTTGATGAGAAGGTGGATAGTGGACTTACATACCAGACCTGGCATTTTCCTCTTCATACAGGTACATTTGGTGGTATCGTAACAAAAGTACTCTATGCAAGCGGTGGACTGATTTTGCCAGTGCTTGCGGTAACAGGTACATATATGTGGTGGTTTAAGCGCCGCAAGCGCAAGCAGAAACGAGAAAAAACAGAGCCGCAGGCAGCCTAG